One Turneriella parva DSM 21527 genomic region harbors:
- a CDS encoding LamG-like jellyroll fold domain-containing protein, whose amino-acid sequence MLNPERTTPLRVEATRIVAALFLVFSTVSCSFLKLDKNTNCLNESAGCFKADNTAPEYRSSTPIANALVSRLTTLTVVFSEELKDPKPADVKITGGGKGQLTLSSITKTAANTYTLSFSPDTVSTGPILIDFTDLVDYNNNKVNYSLALTGNVDIEIEFDDNRTGTNPGYRKGVSDGGGYTTTDIKWRHAYQTDPNNNWDMRVTTGAVDCAAGTSIFTGTGLADATDVLRTLDRQTHFPAGPGRYRVVVCITNAAMNKKGTNSVEIIRDDTPPTAIHSPVSDDYNTTKTMTVACSDNDDKIAIQQAQLSPWDGNLVNPANPADPDFDASGAVSVGTLLTAGYPINNPTNPTRTKVKYRCLDIAGNKSLVGMATYLVDTTLPEVAVNLDTSFRQFVSVTGYTTTTLNFTTNQSNTTYRIVKNATSCAAVDGDELSTGSTTPPPGPIVINASALDVGVNNIRVCVSNVGATKWGAASLQITRDDTVPFVTPSVTTGTYGAVQVVNLTCSPNADKVAITDAVLAGSTPPTPPSDPNIDANGIILLGKQQDQFITPDASVSTIKWQCITKSGNRSVVDGTTTATYTVDAILPTVTIIGNTRNFVSNLVGAHNFTNLTFQVSRPGLNYEIKSGSTNCSGGTTLATGTVATAGQDITVRLNTPFAGPPNHFGAVGSYDLKICVPNFIGALGYSTSSLLVQREDSRPNTVANVTVTSATSTSVTLGWDTTTDVGPAGIAGYRILQTTTQGNYSSPTTYTSNTNSVNISGLNPTITYYFVVRAVDSAGNVAITDSNEVQSRLALSVTVAGYSSALNGPFRVQLGSGEILSFTANGTQTFSQVFLSGDTYALPIIAQPATQNCAFAGNQYGTMNASLALSVTCVSGYTSGGSLIANKPAPLNYLLYRGNAQIIAGGGAGTSCGSTCNDGTGTNARFSNPYGMAMVNGFLYIADRENHRIRRIDTTVTPASTTTFAGSGTDLTSDGTGTGASFNAPQAITTDGVNLYVVESPAAGQGHLRKIHIATGQVTTLAGGGTQSGGTNCPVTFQGGCIDGRGAQVAFGGANGIVYHDGYLYITEYTNNRVRRMNLATGVVDTIAGDGQPQSATSTTGTNAQFNGATGAAVAGGVLYVADFNGHRIRAVSLTAPFAVTAVAGTGDPGHADGPLATARFYNPDHLTTDGFNLFVTEYSGDGNTGRRLRRIDLRKGRVSTIAGNSIAADTSGTGVAASFYSPVGIASDGRQLFVGTYDGGRIFRVTDSGLVGYWPLHGAVNDYASDVATPQDGTIQDSDTIANLLPTTGRYGESSGAYVFDGNNDVISASATNLPVGNSTRTLCAWVKFNGPQSGNDGVVGYGRRGVDDNGFGLAVENGLDMKIFVHTNDVAFNRPVENDIWSHACILRDSSTGELRSYVNGRLITLKSGSLSTPVSSKLCIGSRLNNVVTSCSADFFFAGSVADVRLYNRALNEGEINELAQDATDNTAVTGTSYNTGPTGLLAHYPMTPTAPLQGEGPLGGALTISAGTPALRVGKDGDTSGAFGYSGVAAHSASGAGLPLGTSPRTVCAWVKPYNYPSDGNRKDILRFGSGVNGNFGLIMYNASGSQRVGIVTVGNDFIDAQYALPLNAWSHLCANLTASGGAEVYVNALRVGNLASLGTSTGSGGLLIGGDGVTVDDVRIYNNALSSPQVRQLATQVPAGLVFRMDTVGDANDASGHNHALVSNTGALAAGRHGVANTAYRFTSGQLATYAHNTTLNTPNMTWSFWMKSPSMTGGDLNTSIIRKFQTFNADGWVVKYDHINYLHNYKASSNIMSAHESFVNNVWTHYTVVRSANGASDSIYINGQAAANTTGLGSNIVNTAQMLIGANGMGDITLQDVRIYNRVLDQAEVQALSGYHPDHGVAGMVFHVQADNYSHLADGALITTNWQDSTINDRYTLTGGVPTGSPKFVSGSSSLLGKKPAIEFDGVDGKYFDFGNTSVTYNGLTVCAALTRRGLGFRGLVEKRGGFQANSWGMITENAANAMKFEIGDPPGANVVDTVTDDSPSIYCMVNGAGNAIQTFVNGQLASTVGGSTLIGSNTRPLLVGARYDYAGSYHGQIGDIVIAVKDASTAERRVTECYLSSKYSIPLTAGAVCP is encoded by the coding sequence ATGCTGAACCCAGAGCGAACAACACCGCTTCGCGTTGAAGCGACTCGAATCGTCGCCGCGCTTTTTCTTGTCTTTTCAACCGTATCTTGCTCGTTTCTGAAGCTCGATAAAAACACCAATTGTCTGAACGAAAGCGCGGGTTGCTTCAAGGCTGATAACACGGCACCCGAGTATCGGTCGTCGACGCCCATCGCAAACGCTTTGGTCTCGCGGCTCACCACACTCACAGTTGTTTTTTCCGAAGAACTCAAAGACCCGAAGCCAGCTGATGTAAAGATTACGGGGGGTGGCAAAGGTCAACTGACTCTGTCTTCGATTACCAAGACTGCAGCGAACACCTATACGCTTTCCTTCTCGCCGGATACAGTTTCGACAGGGCCTATTCTCATTGACTTTACGGATTTGGTAGACTACAATAATAATAAGGTCAACTATTCACTCGCGCTCACCGGCAATGTAGACATAGAAATCGAATTTGATGACAACAGGACCGGAACGAATCCGGGTTATCGCAAAGGTGTGTCGGACGGCGGCGGCTACACAACAACCGACATTAAGTGGAGGCATGCCTATCAAACTGATCCGAACAATAACTGGGATATGCGCGTTACAACAGGCGCGGTTGATTGTGCTGCTGGTACTTCAATATTCACAGGGACTGGACTCGCGGATGCAACGGATGTGTTGCGCACACTCGACAGGCAAACGCATTTCCCTGCCGGCCCAGGTAGGTATCGCGTTGTGGTTTGCATTACCAATGCCGCCATGAATAAAAAAGGCACTAATTCTGTTGAAATTATCAGGGACGACACACCCCCGACAGCAATTCATTCTCCCGTTTCAGACGACTACAACACCACCAAGACCATGACGGTCGCGTGTTCGGACAATGATGATAAAATTGCCATTCAGCAGGCGCAGTTATCACCTTGGGATGGCAATCTCGTGAATCCGGCGAATCCGGCTGACCCTGACTTTGATGCGAGCGGCGCTGTTTCGGTTGGCACATTGCTGACGGCTGGTTATCCGATCAATAATCCTACGAACCCGACGCGCACCAAAGTTAAGTACCGCTGCCTCGATATTGCTGGCAACAAGAGTCTCGTCGGCATGGCGACGTACCTTGTCGACACGACGCTACCAGAGGTGGCTGTCAATCTCGACACCAGCTTCAGGCAATTTGTTTCGGTGACCGGTTATACTACCACCACTCTCAATTTTACCACAAATCAATCCAACACAACATACCGCATTGTGAAGAATGCCACGAGCTGCGCTGCGGTTGACGGTGATGAGCTTAGCACAGGCAGCACCACACCGCCTCCAGGCCCCATTGTCATTAATGCCTCGGCGCTCGATGTCGGGGTGAACAACATTCGCGTGTGCGTTTCGAATGTGGGAGCCACCAAATGGGGCGCCGCTTCGCTGCAGATTACTCGTGATGATACTGTCCCGTTTGTCACGCCGAGTGTCACCACCGGCACATATGGCGCTGTACAGGTTGTGAATCTTACCTGTTCGCCGAATGCCGACAAAGTAGCAATTACCGACGCGGTGCTTGCCGGTAGCACGCCACCCACGCCACCTTCAGACCCCAATATTGACGCCAATGGCATCATTTTGTTGGGTAAACAGCAAGACCAATTTATAACCCCCGATGCTTCTGTTTCTACAATCAAATGGCAGTGCATCACCAAGTCGGGCAATCGCTCGGTGGTCGACGGCACAACTACGGCAACCTATACAGTCGATGCAATTTTGCCGACCGTGACGATTATCGGCAACACGCGTAATTTCGTGAGCAATCTGGTGGGAGCTCATAATTTCACGAACCTGACATTCCAGGTGAGCCGGCCGGGCCTCAACTACGAGATTAAAAGCGGTAGCACCAACTGCAGCGGCGGTACAACACTTGCCACTGGCACAGTTGCAACAGCCGGGCAGGATATTACTGTGCGACTCAACACTCCATTTGCTGGCCCGCCGAACCATTTTGGTGCGGTCGGCAGTTATGACCTGAAAATATGTGTACCCAATTTTATCGGCGCGCTTGGGTATTCCACATCGTCTCTTCTTGTCCAGCGCGAAGACAGCCGGCCCAACACGGTCGCAAATGTCACCGTGACTAGTGCAACTTCAACCTCCGTTACGCTCGGCTGGGATACGACCACCGATGTCGGCCCAGCAGGCATCGCTGGTTACCGCATTCTTCAAACCACAACCCAGGGGAATTATTCGTCACCCACGACGTATACCTCCAACACGAATTCAGTGAACATATCTGGGTTAAATCCTACTATCACCTATTACTTTGTGGTGCGGGCTGTTGATAGCGCAGGCAATGTTGCTATAACTGACAGCAATGAGGTACAATCGCGGCTCGCGCTCTCCGTGACCGTCGCTGGTTACAGTAGCGCGCTGAACGGACCCTTTCGGGTGCAACTCGGTTCTGGAGAAATTCTTTCATTCACAGCCAACGGGACACAAACGTTCTCGCAAGTTTTTCTAAGCGGCGATACCTATGCATTGCCGATCATCGCCCAACCCGCAACACAGAACTGTGCGTTCGCGGGCAACCAATATGGGACCATGAATGCAAGTCTGGCGCTGAGCGTCACCTGCGTCTCAGGCTACACGAGCGGCGGGTCGCTCATTGCAAACAAACCGGCGCCGCTGAACTACCTGCTCTACCGGGGCAATGCGCAGATCATTGCCGGCGGTGGTGCCGGCACGAGTTGCGGGTCGACCTGCAATGATGGTACGGGTACCAACGCGCGGTTTAGCAATCCGTATGGTATGGCGATGGTGAACGGTTTTCTCTATATTGCCGACCGTGAAAACCACCGCATTCGCCGCATCGACACGACAGTAACCCCTGCAAGCACCACGACATTTGCCGGTAGCGGTACCGACCTCACCAGCGATGGTACGGGCACTGGTGCGTCGTTTAATGCACCGCAGGCGATAACCACTGACGGAGTGAATCTCTATGTAGTTGAGTCGCCTGCCGCAGGTCAGGGACACCTGCGCAAGATTCATATTGCAACCGGGCAGGTGACGACGCTTGCTGGCGGCGGTACGCAGTCTGGCGGCACCAATTGTCCGGTGACTTTTCAAGGTGGTTGTATCGATGGCAGAGGTGCGCAGGTGGCGTTTGGCGGTGCGAATGGAATCGTATATCACGACGGCTATCTGTACATCACCGAATATACCAATAACCGGGTTCGTCGCATGAACCTTGCAACGGGCGTGGTCGACACGATTGCCGGCGATGGCCAGCCCCAATCAGCGACGAGCACGACGGGCACTAACGCGCAGTTCAATGGTGCTACGGGCGCGGCCGTTGCCGGTGGTGTGCTCTATGTTGCGGATTTTAACGGTCACCGAATTCGCGCCGTGAGTCTGACAGCTCCCTTCGCCGTCACGGCAGTTGCCGGCACTGGCGACCCGGGCCATGCCGACGGGCCTTTGGCCACCGCGCGATTTTATAATCCTGATCACCTCACCACCGACGGTTTTAACCTGTTCGTGACTGAGTACTCAGGCGACGGCAACACAGGCCGCAGGCTGCGGCGCATCGATCTGCGTAAAGGCCGCGTATCGACCATCGCTGGGAACAGCATTGCTGCCGACACGAGTGGCACGGGTGTCGCAGCTTCATTCTATTCACCGGTCGGCATCGCCTCTGACGGCCGGCAGCTTTTCGTGGGCACTTACGATGGTGGCCGAATCTTTCGTGTCACCGACTCGGGGTTGGTGGGGTATTGGCCGCTTCACGGTGCGGTGAACGACTATGCAAGCGACGTCGCAACTCCGCAAGACGGAACCATTCAAGATTCAGATACCATTGCCAACTTGCTGCCGACTACCGGCCGTTACGGTGAGAGTAGCGGAGCATATGTTTTCGACGGCAACAACGATGTGATTTCAGCCAGTGCAACGAACTTGCCTGTGGGCAATAGCACGCGCACGCTCTGCGCATGGGTCAAGTTCAACGGTCCTCAGAGCGGCAATGACGGTGTCGTAGGCTACGGTCGGCGCGGGGTAGATGATAATGGGTTTGGGCTAGCTGTTGAGAATGGCCTCGATATGAAGATATTCGTTCACACCAACGATGTAGCTTTCAACAGACCGGTGGAAAATGACATATGGAGTCATGCATGCATACTTCGGGATTCTTCAACTGGTGAGTTGCGAAGTTATGTCAATGGCAGGCTCATCACACTAAAAAGCGGTAGTCTGAGCACGCCGGTCAGCAGTAAACTCTGCATTGGCTCGCGCTTGAATAATGTTGTCACTAGCTGTAGCGCGGATTTCTTCTTCGCAGGTTCGGTCGCCGACGTGCGCCTTTACAACCGCGCGCTCAACGAAGGTGAGATTAACGAACTGGCTCAAGATGCGACCGATAATACCGCCGTGACCGGCACGAGCTACAATACCGGCCCGACAGGCCTCTTGGCGCACTACCCAATGACTCCGACAGCGCCGCTGCAGGGCGAAGGGCCGCTCGGGGGCGCACTGACGATCAGCGCAGGCACACCCGCGCTGCGTGTTGGAAAAGACGGCGACACGAGTGGAGCATTCGGTTATTCAGGGGTGGCTGCTCATAGCGCCAGCGGGGCGGGTTTACCCCTTGGCACAAGCCCCCGTACTGTTTGCGCCTGGGTGAAGCCATATAACTACCCATCAGACGGAAACCGCAAAGACATATTGCGCTTTGGATCGGGGGTAAACGGAAACTTCGGACTCATAATGTATAATGCGTCCGGATCGCAGCGAGTGGGCATAGTAACGGTCGGCAACGATTTTATCGATGCGCAGTATGCACTGCCTCTTAATGCCTGGTCGCATCTTTGTGCTAACCTCACGGCAAGCGGCGGCGCCGAAGTCTACGTCAACGCGCTACGCGTTGGCAATTTAGCGAGTCTGGGCACGTCAACCGGGTCTGGCGGCTTATTGATCGGTGGTGATGGTGTTACCGTTGACGATGTGCGCATCTACAACAACGCACTGTCGTCACCACAGGTGCGCCAACTCGCGACGCAGGTACCCGCAGGTTTAGTATTTCGCATGGACACCGTTGGCGATGCAAACGATGCAAGCGGCCATAATCACGCACTCGTATCAAACACCGGAGCACTTGCGGCTGGGCGGCATGGCGTGGCGAATACGGCTTACCGCTTCACGAGCGGTCAGCTCGCGACGTACGCACACAATACGACACTGAATACACCCAATATGACCTGGTCGTTCTGGATGAAATCACCGAGCATGACGGGCGGTGATTTGAATACGAGCATAATCCGCAAATTTCAGACATTCAATGCCGACGGCTGGGTTGTGAAATATGACCACATCAACTACCTTCACAATTACAAGGCTTCGAGCAATATAATGAGCGCCCACGAATCATTTGTCAACAATGTCTGGACGCATTATACGGTTGTGCGTTCGGCAAATGGGGCTAGTGACAGTATTTACATCAATGGTCAGGCAGCAGCTAATACCACAGGTTTGGGGTCAAATATTGTCAACACGGCACAGATGCTGATTGGCGCGAATGGCATGGGCGATATTACTCTGCAAGATGTTCGCATTTACAATCGCGTGCTTGATCAGGCTGAAGTGCAGGCGCTCTCGGGATATCACCCAGACCATGGCGTCGCTGGCATGGTCTTTCACGTGCAGGCCGACAATTATTCGCACCTTGCCGATGGTGCGCTAATTACCACAAACTGGCAAGATTCAACGATCAATGACCGGTATACGCTAACGGGGGGCGTACCCACCGGCTCGCCCAAATTTGTGAGCGGCTCTTCGAGCCTACTGGGCAAAAAGCCCGCGATCGAGTTCGACGGTGTCGATGGCAAATATTTTGACTTTGGCAATACTTCGGTCACCTATAACGGACTGACCGTCTGCGCGGCCTTGACGCGTAGGGGCCTGGGCTTTCGGGGGCTCGTTGAAAAACGGGGTGGGTTTCAGGCAAATAGCTGGGGCATGATTACAGAAAATGCCGCGAATGCGATGAAGTTCGAAATTGGCGATCCGCCGGGTGCAAACGTTGTCGATACGGTAACCGACGATTCTCCGTCGATCTATTGCATGGTAAACGGGGCTGGCAATGCCATTCAGACTTTTGTGAATGGACAACTGGCTTCGACAGTTGGCGGTTCAACCCTGATCGGCTCAAACACCCGACCGCTGCTCGTGGGCGCGCGGTACGACTATGCCGGCTCGTATCATGGGCAGATTGGTGACATCGTCATCGCGGTGAAAGACGCCTCGACAGCCGAACGGCGCGTTACCGAGTGCTATCTCTCGTCGAAGTATTCAATACCCTTGACGGCGGGAGCGGTTTGCCCTTAG
- a CDS encoding AgmX/PglI C-terminal domain-containing protein, translated as MQKIYKFLPYAISGVTLIAAVTLYVENRRQNAQLVELLSRQNSDGKKQVDPYIAGPVKNRILKGYPELHACYKAFLESKPAQKSGKLRIDWQIATSGRVISPEVVTTELGNKPFETCIMRKIAEWRFPEPPVQKYVEHTFRFDEKGEAEKATVKPR; from the coding sequence ATGCAGAAAATATATAAATTCCTTCCTTACGCTATCAGCGGTGTAACGCTTATTGCAGCAGTTACTCTCTACGTCGAAAACCGCCGACAAAACGCGCAGCTTGTCGAATTACTCAGCCGGCAGAATTCTGATGGCAAGAAGCAGGTTGACCCGTATATCGCTGGCCCGGTCAAGAACCGCATACTCAAGGGTTATCCCGAACTGCATGCATGCTACAAGGCTTTCCTCGAATCCAAGCCCGCGCAAAAGTCGGGCAAGCTGCGCATCGACTGGCAGATTGCAACTTCGGGTCGGGTAATTTCACCCGAGGTGGTAACGACAGAGTTGGGCAATAAACCGTTCGAGACTTGCATCATGCGTAAAATAGCGGAATGGCGGTTTCCCGAACCGCCGGTGCAAAAGTATGTCGAGCATACGTTCCGGTTCGACGAAAAAGGCGAAGCGGAGAAAGCAACGGTGAAGCCGCGGTGA
- a CDS encoding beta strand repeat-containing protein yields MRRFSIFLIAGFFFFYCKKSGNDASSLGDTASGAAAYQTSAQIGAAGGTISDPNGQWTFTVPAGALSETKTITVTTNATPVGSVPQEFAASASLLKLEPSGLTFLTPATLKVTYPQGEMSEGGIEEKSQKQYYINDDSTVTAMATTLNTTTNEITAQVPHFTITGTLKTNITRVNSGSITRPSRVRRIANNLITYFNNLGSDAARNAEFQMAANNPMLLAFLNKLVQILGSDIFTAAFPNADFDGDGTVNSADPIVAVNGANVTLVSSGSLFVSTNPGAINSTQFVWRSSATGTYSIGLNGTNCSDGTQLASGAVTQNVDNTYTPINASALIDGDNEFRVCVTTTPGPITRFLMVEIARDEVLPVSSASPAGGTYSTAQNVSMSCLDTGAAECAQIAFTTNGSDPTFDAAGNVTNGTLVTEMWMTPATGNTTLKVRSRDEAGNIGTTTSFFFSVPAPTYTVGGVVSGLNGTVVLQNNGGDNLTLTTNSSFTFATVLTSGSAYNVTVSTQPSDQVCTVASAGGTVAAANISSVTVSCATSYTVGGSVTGLTGTLVLQNNGGENRTLTADGSFTFAASLASGSAYDVTALTNPASQVCSVANNGGAIASANVTNITVQCASDTAWVQDAYLKASNAEAIDYFGYSVAVSGSTVVVGAYGEDSNQTTITNTDGTASANNSATNSGAAYVFKREINGDWVQDAYLKASNAEANDNFGWSVAVSGSTVIVGAFREESYQTTITNADGSASANNSASYSGAVYVFKRESSGDWVQDAYLKASNAEVGDQFGWSVAVSGSTVVVGAYGEDSNQTTITNTDGAASANNSADDSGAVYVFKRETNGDWVQEAYLKATNAGVDEQFGNSVAVSGSTVVVGARYERADQTTITNTDGSASANKSANGSGAVYVFKRESSGDWVQDAYLKASNAEVSDQFGWSVAVSGSTVVVGANGEDSNQTTITNTDGAASANNSADDSGAVYVFKRETNGDWVQDAYLKASNAEAIDYFGYSVAVSGSTIVVGAYQEDSNQTIITNTDGAASAINSATNSGAVYVFKRETNGDWMQDAYLKASNADANDNFGYSVVVSGSTIVVGAYGEASNQTTITNADGTASANNSATNSGAVYIFKAF; encoded by the coding sequence ATGCGCAGGTTTTCTATTTTTCTGATTGCAGGGTTTTTCTTTTTTTATTGTAAAAAGAGTGGTAACGATGCCAGCAGCCTGGGCGACACCGCTAGTGGCGCAGCGGCTTACCAGACGAGTGCACAAATTGGTGCAGCCGGCGGTACGATCAGCGACCCGAATGGTCAATGGACCTTTACTGTGCCAGCTGGCGCTCTGTCTGAAACGAAAACCATAACTGTCACGACGAATGCGACGCCTGTCGGTTCTGTACCGCAAGAGTTCGCAGCGAGCGCGTCATTGCTCAAGCTCGAACCCTCTGGCCTAACCTTTCTCACTCCGGCAACGCTTAAGGTCACTTACCCACAGGGCGAGATGAGCGAAGGCGGTATTGAAGAGAAATCGCAGAAGCAATATTATATTAACGACGATTCGACCGTGACGGCAATGGCGACGACGCTCAATACGACGACGAATGAAATCACGGCGCAGGTGCCCCACTTTACGATTACAGGAACTCTAAAAACGAATATTACGCGTGTAAACAGCGGCAGCATCACAAGACCTTCGCGGGTGCGTCGAATAGCAAACAACCTGATCACCTACTTTAATAATTTGGGCAGTGATGCTGCGCGTAATGCAGAGTTTCAAATGGCCGCCAATAACCCGATGCTGTTGGCATTCTTGAATAAGCTCGTACAGATTCTCGGGTCTGATATTTTTACGGCAGCTTTTCCCAATGCCGATTTCGATGGCGACGGTACTGTTAACAGCGCCGACCCGATTGTTGCGGTGAATGGGGCAAATGTCACTTTGGTGTCTTCAGGTTCGCTGTTCGTGAGCACGAACCCTGGGGCCATCAATTCTACCCAGTTTGTCTGGCGGTCGAGCGCAACAGGCACCTATTCTATTGGGCTGAACGGCACAAATTGCAGCGATGGCACGCAGCTCGCTTCGGGTGCGGTGACGCAGAACGTTGACAACACCTACACACCGATTAACGCATCGGCGCTGATCGATGGTGACAATGAATTTCGCGTCTGCGTGACCACGACGCCCGGGCCAATTACGCGGTTTCTCATGGTCGAAATCGCGCGCGATGAGGTTCTACCCGTTTCGTCTGCCAGCCCGGCTGGTGGTACTTATTCCACAGCGCAGAATGTATCCATGTCATGCCTCGATACCGGTGCGGCGGAGTGTGCGCAGATTGCGTTTACGACAAATGGTAGCGACCCGACGTTTGATGCGGCGGGGAATGTCACGAATGGTACATTGGTGACCGAGATGTGGATGACGCCGGCGACCGGCAACACGACGCTCAAAGTGCGGTCGCGAGATGAGGCGGGGAATATCGGAACAACGACAAGCTTCTTTTTCAGCGTGCCGGCACCAACTTATACTGTCGGAGGCGTCGTCTCCGGCCTTAACGGCACGGTCGTCCTGCAGAACAACGGTGGCGATAACCTCACGTTGACCACGAATAGCAGCTTTACTTTTGCCACGGTGCTTACCAGCGGCAGCGCGTACAACGTGACCGTTAGCACGCAACCCTCAGATCAAGTCTGCACCGTCGCGTCTGCCGGGGGCACTGTAGCTGCTGCAAATATTTCAAGTGTAACGGTCTCTTGTGCAACGTCATACACTGTGGGTGGTTCAGTCACTGGTCTCACCGGCACTCTGGTCTTGCAGAACAACGGCGGCGAGAACCGCACGCTGACGGCCGATGGCAGCTTTACCTTTGCAGCCAGCCTTGCGAGCGGTAGCGCGTACGACGTGACCGCTCTCACCAACCCGGCAAGCCAGGTCTGCTCGGTAGCCAATAATGGCGGCGCAATCGCCTCAGCCAACGTGACCAACATCACGGTGCAGTGCGCCTCTGATACCGCCTGGGTGCAAGACGCATACCTTAAGGCCTCGAATGCAGAGGCGATTGACTATTTTGGCTACTCGGTCGCGGTCTCGGGCTCGACCGTTGTCGTGGGGGCTTATGGTGAGGATTCAAACCAGACCACAATTACCAATACCGACGGCACGGCATCGGCTAATAACTCTGCCACCAACTCAGGGGCGGCCTATGTGTTTAAGCGCGAGATAAATGGCGATTGGGTGCAAGATGCCTACCTGAAAGCCTCGAATGCAGAGGCAAATGACAATTTTGGCTGGTCGGTGGCGGTCTCGGGCAGTACCGTTATCGTGGGGGCCTTTCGGGAGGAATCGTACCAGACTACAATCACCAATGCCGACGGCTCGGCATCCGCCAATAACTCGGCCAGTTATTCTGGGGCGGTCTATGTCTTCAAGCGCGAGTCGAGCGGCGACTGGGTGCAAGACGCGTACCTCAAGGCCTCGAATGCAGAGGTGGGTGATCAGTTTGGCTGGTCGGTGGCCGTCTCGGGCTCGACCGTTGTCGTGGGGGCTTATGGTGAGGATTCAAACCAGACCACAATTACCAATACCGACGGCGCAGCATCGGCTAATAACTCTGCCGACGACTCAGGCGCTGTCTATGTGTTCAAGCGCGAGACAAATGGCGACTGGGTGCAAGAAGCGTACCTCAAGGCCACGAATGCAGGGGTGGACGAACAATTTGGCAACTCGGTGGCGGTCTCGGGCAGCACCGTTGTCGTGGGGGCTCGGTATGAGCGTGCCGACCAGACCACAATTACCAATACCGACGGCTCGGCATCGGCCAATAAGTCTGCCAATGGCTCCGGCGCAGTCTATGTCTTCAAGCGCGAGTCGAGCGGCGACTGGGTGCAAGATGCATACCTCAAGGCCTCGAATGCAGAGGTGAGTGATCAGTTTGGCTGGTCGGTGGCGGTCTCGGGCTCGACTGTTGTCGTGGGGGCTAATGGTGAGGATTCAAACCAGACCACAATTACCAATACCGATGGCGCGGCATCGGCTAATAACTCTGCCGACGACTCAGGCGCGGTCTATGTGTTCAAGCGCGAGACAAATGGCGACTGGGTGCAAGATGCCTACCTGAAAGCCTCGAATGCAGAGGCGATTGACTATTTTGGCTACTCGGTGGCGGTTTCGGGCTCGACCATTGTTGTCGGAGCTTATCAGGAGGATTCAAACCAGACCATAATTACCAATACCGACGGCGCGGCATCGGCTATTAACTCTGCCACCAACTCAGGGGCGGTCTATGTGTTTAAGCGCGAGACAAATGGCGACTGGATGCAAGATGCCTACCTGAAAGCTTCGAATGCAGATGCAAACGACAATTTTGGCTACTCGGTGGTGGTCTCGGGCTCGACCATTGTTGTGGGTGCTTATGGGGAGGCTTCAAACCAGACCACAATTACCAATGCCGACGGCACGGCATCGGCTAATAACTCTGCCACCAACTCAGGCGCGGTGTATATCTTCAAGGCGTTTTGA